One Halolamina litorea genomic window carries:
- a CDS encoding 30S ribosomal protein S15 translates to MARMHTRRRGSSGSDSPVAEEPPEWSDVDAEDVESRVVELAEQGHDPSQIGLKLRDEGVKGTPVPDVKLATGKKVTEILEENDADADLPEDLRNLLSRAVRLRKHMDRNPQDAQNKRALQNTESKIRRLVSYYRGDELDADFEYDYETAEELLE, encoded by the coding sequence ATGGCACGAATGCACACCCGTCGCCGCGGGTCGTCCGGTTCGGACAGCCCCGTGGCAGAGGAGCCGCCGGAGTGGAGCGACGTCGACGCCGAGGACGTGGAGTCCCGCGTCGTCGAACTCGCAGAGCAGGGTCACGATCCGTCTCAGATCGGCCTGAAACTGCGCGACGAGGGCGTGAAGGGCACGCCCGTCCCGGACGTCAAGCTGGCGACCGGGAAGAAAGTCACCGAGATCCTCGAGGAGAACGACGCCGACGCCGACCTCCCCGAGGACCTCCGGAACCTGCTTTCGCGGGCCGTCCGCCTGCGCAAGCACATGGACCGTAACCCGCAGGACGCCCAGAACAAGCGCGCCCTGCAGAACACGGAGTCGAAGATCCGTCGCCTCGTCTCCTACTACCGTGGCGACGAGCTCGACGCCGACTTCGAGTACGACTACGAGACCGCAGAGGAACTGCTCGAGTAG
- a CDS encoding exonuclease RecJ translates to MSSARTAEEPLADTLSTAPFVRVAAASDGDSLAAAGLLARACAERATPFHLRLDDEAAADTEDAVTVTVGPTGVDGDATLDRPASPTAFAVARRLGVDPDPTLALAGTVAAGETVRAADAALDAAREAGLLDREPGLSVPSDELAADLAASTLLHGPASGDGEAAADVVAELDPADEEFGRRLASLVTLDAVTADGATERAAERIERALRPYRTPDAPFATLGGYADVLDATARTAPGTGIALVLGEQSETGVDAALEAWRAYGDSVHRALRTAETARHRGVWVLSLEDADPAVLPAVARLARDFRSPEPVALTLTGGAAAAAGESGTGDAVVAAAEAVDGTGLGTEFTGRARFDTDTEQFTTTFREAL, encoded by the coding sequence ATGTCGAGTGCGCGCACGGCCGAGGAGCCACTCGCCGACACCCTGTCGACGGCACCCTTCGTTCGGGTCGCCGCCGCCAGCGACGGTGACAGCCTCGCGGCTGCCGGTCTCCTCGCCCGCGCGTGCGCCGAACGCGCCACCCCGTTCCACCTCCGCCTCGACGACGAGGCGGCCGCCGACACCGAGGACGCCGTCACCGTCACCGTCGGACCGACCGGCGTCGACGGCGACGCGACCCTCGACAGACCGGCGAGTCCGACCGCGTTCGCGGTCGCTCGACGGCTCGGCGTCGATCCCGACCCGACCCTCGCCCTCGCCGGCACGGTCGCCGCGGGCGAGACGGTCCGGGCCGCCGACGCGGCACTCGACGCCGCACGCGAGGCAGGCCTGCTCGACCGGGAGCCCGGACTGTCGGTCCCGAGCGACGAGCTGGCGGCCGACCTCGCGGCGTCGACGCTGCTGCACGGCCCGGCTTCCGGGGACGGCGAGGCGGCGGCTGACGTGGTCGCCGAACTCGACCCGGCCGACGAGGAGTTCGGCCGCCGACTCGCCTCGCTGGTCACCCTCGACGCGGTGACCGCCGACGGGGCGACCGAGCGCGCCGCCGAGCGGATCGAACGCGCGCTCCGGCCGTACCGAACGCCAGATGCGCCCTTCGCCACGCTCGGCGGCTACGCCGACGTGCTGGACGCGACCGCCCGAACGGCTCCCGGCACCGGCATCGCGCTGGTGCTCGGCGAGCAGTCCGAAACGGGCGTCGACGCCGCGCTGGAGGCGTGGCGTGCGTACGGCGACTCAGTCCACCGAGCGCTGCGTACCGCCGAAACCGCCCGGCACCGCGGTGTCTGGGTCCTCAGCCTCGAGGACGCCGACCCGGCGGTCCTGCCGGCGGTCGCCCGCCTCGCGCGGGACTTCCGCTCGCCCGAACCGGTCGCGCTGACCCTGACTGGGGGCGCCGCGGCCGCCGCGGGCGAGTCGGGAACCGGCGACGCCGTCGTCGCCGCCGCCGAGGCGGTCGACGGCACGGGCCTCGGCACCGAGTTCACGGGACGAGCGCGTTTCGACACTGACACCGAACAGTTCACGACGACGTTCAGGGAGGCACTATGA
- a CDS encoding KEOPS complex subunit Pcc1 gives MSEACEEQRHEATLSTTHDDPGVVAAALAPDNTDAMTTAVDGDAVRTTIAREGAGGLAASVDDYLVNLTVADAVSETARDTDNS, from the coding sequence ATGAGCGAGGCCTGCGAGGAGCAGCGCCACGAGGCGACGCTCTCGACGACCCACGACGATCCGGGGGTCGTCGCGGCCGCGCTCGCTCCCGACAACACCGATGCGATGACGACGGCCGTCGACGGCGACGCGGTCCGGACCACCATCGCCCGAGAGGGTGCCGGTGGGCTGGCCGCCTCCGTCGACGACTACCTCGTCAACCTCACCGTCGCCGACGCCGTCTCCGAGACGGCGCGCGACACCGACAACTCATGA
- a CDS encoding 30S ribosomal protein S3ae — protein sequence MSEKSTTIEGKRWYTVLAPEQFDRAELGETVAEEPNQVVGRTIETTQGEMEGDQGQNNNKLTFKINDVGSDAAYTEFIKYELTRDYLRSLVRRGASKVAANVTLLTTDDYRVQMQPVALTTQKADRSQEQAIRSVMVDIVENAAEERSFEQLVDSVVEGRVSSAIYGEAKEIYPLRRVEVQKLTLEARPAEVAAEEEASVDVDESAE from the coding sequence ATGAGCGAGAAATCCACCACGATCGAAGGCAAGCGATGGTACACCGTGCTCGCGCCCGAGCAGTTCGACCGGGCCGAACTCGGTGAGACCGTTGCGGAGGAACCGAACCAGGTCGTCGGCCGCACCATCGAGACCACGCAGGGCGAGATGGAGGGCGACCAGGGACAGAACAACAACAAGCTCACGTTCAAGATCAACGACGTGGGTAGCGACGCCGCCTACACCGAGTTCATCAAGTACGAACTCACGCGGGACTACCTGCGCTCGCTGGTCCGCCGCGGCGCCTCGAAGGTCGCCGCCAACGTCACGCTGCTGACGACGGACGACTACCGCGTCCAGATGCAGCCCGTGGCGCTGACGACCCAGAAGGCAGACCGCTCCCAGGAGCAGGCGATCCGATCGGTGATGGTCGACATCGTCGAGAACGCCGCCGAGGAGCGTAGCTTCGAGCAGCTCGTCGACAGCGTCGTCGAAGGCCGAGTCTCCTCGGCCATCTACGGCGAAGCAAAGGAGATCTACCCGCTGCGACGCGTCGAGGTCCAGAAGCTCACCCTCGAGGCCCGACCCGCCGAGGTCGCCGCCGAGGAGGAGGCTTCCGTGGACGTCGACGAGAGCGCCGAATAG
- a CDS encoding cupredoxin domain-containing protein — protein MDRRRYLVAVGTGAALSLSGCLGLSEGQRSYDVGMTPNSFDPGTITVAKGEEVVWENTGTRDHTVTAYEASLPDGAAFFASGGYDDEKAARDAWANSSGGAISNGETFTHTFEIPGEYEYFCVPHETGGMQGTVIVEDRTPTPSPTPEE, from the coding sequence ATGGATCGACGACGCTACCTCGTCGCCGTCGGAACGGGCGCTGCACTGAGTCTCAGTGGCTGTCTGGGGCTCTCGGAAGGGCAGCGCAGCTACGACGTGGGGATGACCCCGAACTCGTTCGACCCGGGGACGATCACCGTTGCGAAAGGGGAGGAGGTCGTCTGGGAGAACACGGGCACCCGTGACCACACGGTGACCGCCTACGAGGCCTCACTGCCCGACGGCGCCGCCTTCTTCGCCTCCGGGGGGTACGACGACGAGAAGGCCGCCCGGGACGCGTGGGCCAACAGTTCCGGCGGCGCGATCAGCAACGGCGAGACGTTCACGCACACCTTCGAGATCCCCGGGGAGTACGAGTACTTCTGTGTGCCCCACGAGACCGGCGGGATGCAGGGGACAGTGATCGTCGAGGACCGCACGCCGACGCCGTCGCCGACGCCCGAGGAGTAG
- a CDS encoding protein sorting system archaetidylserine synthase (This PssA-like phosphatidyltransferase, along with a PssD-like decarboxylase, is required in Haloarchaea for the archaeosortase ArtA to replace the PGF-CTERM sorting signal with a C-terminal lipid anchor.): MRSRFLGRLGPADAVTIGNAGLGFLAVVAASIDIGLAARVVLLGAIADGLDGVVARKYGGTEAGPYLDSLADVATFGVAPAFLVAVVARREWGTPASLLSGISTDGLLALAGVLVPALYVAAAVTRLGIYTAYQTDSDETVGVPTTLAATIFGATVLTGYRSTETVLVGFHDAGFLLALAAVLTPLMVWDITYPDLHAQDALVMGVVQAGAVLLPGLYGRGFAFGLLYLALAYLILGPVLYWRR; encoded by the coding sequence ATGCGCTCGCGGTTCCTCGGTCGCCTCGGCCCAGCGGACGCCGTCACCATCGGGAACGCCGGGCTGGGCTTCCTCGCGGTCGTCGCCGCCTCCATCGACATCGGTCTCGCCGCACGGGTGGTGTTGCTCGGCGCCATCGCGGACGGCCTCGACGGCGTGGTCGCCCGCAAGTATGGCGGGACGGAGGCCGGGCCGTACCTCGACTCGCTTGCCGACGTGGCCACCTTCGGCGTCGCCCCCGCGTTCCTCGTCGCCGTCGTCGCTCGGCGGGAGTGGGGGACCCCGGCCTCGCTGCTCTCGGGTATCTCCACCGACGGCCTGCTCGCGCTGGCCGGCGTGCTCGTGCCGGCGCTCTACGTCGCCGCCGCGGTCACCCGACTCGGTATCTACACCGCCTACCAGACCGACAGCGACGAGACCGTCGGCGTCCCGACGACGCTGGCGGCCACCATCTTCGGCGCGACCGTACTCACGGGCTACCGGAGCACGGAGACGGTCCTCGTCGGCTTCCACGACGCCGGCTTCCTGCTCGCCCTCGCGGCCGTCCTCACCCCGCTGATGGTCTGGGACATCACCTACCCCGACCTCCACGCACAGGACGCCCTCGTCATGGGCGTCGTACAGGCTGGTGCGGTGTTGCTCCCGGGGCTCTACGGCCGCGGGTTCGCGTTCGGCCTGCTCTACCTCGCGCTCGCGTACCTCATCCTCGGGCCGGTGCTCTACTGGCGCCGCTGA
- a CDS encoding HEAT repeat domain-containing protein, translated as MTDDEEPTGDALQLSAEEMESRLDEASEALEAAETEADLDDVEATVDAVAEALEAAEFGEPEDDDEESPAEAVESRVDELRAEIEEQRGPYAADVVDDLEGLQTTLTETRWTAAGTPETQEAVDDYLDAAGDALDTEFGSADDESPEALAHELDAVADAVEAADLDADADAETIASLVEATEALETGLDEAEEWDDLQTNEQLMAEGFYDVLGHYKDYPVEWAALKEHEQQGNVDQILRALDALGSEFMERHCMEALIRMGDAEAFEEMHARAQKRDKPGIEALGKMGPDATEAVDTLIEYVDTDSDPQLQKVTFRALGEIGSEEATQPLANKLEMDDDNVRPLAARALGLIGDTRAIDPLADTIAEDEDRTVRTAAAWALRQIGTREALEAAAEYDDAKAYTLQAEAKKAREALDAAAVEA; from the coding sequence ATGACTGACGACGAGGAGCCGACGGGTGACGCACTCCAGCTCTCGGCCGAAGAGATGGAGTCCCGCCTCGACGAGGCGAGCGAGGCGCTCGAGGCCGCCGAGACCGAGGCGGACCTCGACGACGTCGAAGCGACCGTCGACGCCGTCGCCGAGGCGCTCGAGGCCGCCGAGTTCGGGGAACCGGAGGACGACGACGAGGAGTCCCCCGCCGAGGCCGTCGAGTCCCGGGTCGACGAACTCCGCGCGGAAATCGAGGAACAGCGCGGCCCCTACGCCGCGGACGTGGTCGACGACCTCGAAGGACTCCAGACGACCCTGACCGAGACCCGCTGGACCGCCGCAGGGACCCCCGAGACGCAGGAAGCCGTCGACGACTACCTCGACGCCGCCGGCGACGCCCTCGACACGGAGTTCGGGTCCGCCGACGACGAGTCCCCCGAAGCGCTCGCCCACGAACTCGACGCCGTCGCCGACGCCGTCGAGGCCGCGGACCTCGACGCAGACGCCGACGCCGAGACCATCGCCTCGCTGGTCGAGGCCACCGAGGCGCTCGAAACGGGCCTCGACGAGGCCGAGGAGTGGGACGACCTCCAGACCAACGAACAGCTGATGGCCGAGGGGTTCTACGACGTGCTCGGCCACTACAAGGACTACCCCGTCGAGTGGGCCGCGCTCAAAGAGCACGAACAGCAGGGGAACGTCGACCAGATCCTCCGCGCGCTCGACGCGCTGGGTTCGGAGTTCATGGAGCGCCACTGCATGGAGGCGCTGATCCGGATGGGCGACGCCGAGGCGTTCGAGGAGATGCACGCCCGCGCCCAAAAGCGTGACAAGCCCGGCATCGAGGCGCTGGGGAAGATGGGTCCAGACGCCACCGAGGCCGTCGACACCCTGATCGAGTACGTCGATACCGACTCCGACCCGCAGCTCCAGAAGGTGACGTTCCGCGCGCTGGGTGAGATCGGTAGCGAGGAGGCGACCCAGCCGCTGGCGAACAAACTGGAGATGGACGACGACAACGTCCGGCCGCTGGCCGCCCGCGCGCTCGGCCTGATCGGGGATACCCGCGCGATCGATCCGCTCGCCGACACCATCGCCGAGGACGAGGACCGGACCGTCCGGACCGCCGCCGCGTGGGCGCTCCGCCAGATCGGCACCCGCGAGGCGCTCGAAGCCGCCGCCGAGTACGACGACGCCAAAGCCTACACGCTACAGGCCGAGGCGAAGAAAGCCCGCGAGGCCCTCGACGCCGCGGCCGTCGAAGCCTGA